The proteins below come from a single Candidatus Bathyarchaeota archaeon genomic window:
- a CDS encoding serine acetyltransferase encodes MSKKTSECSKECEKCLDKNLEAAGWNPEKILSALMENLETVEDNWVETGLPKLVDEMMANYETFGGMDHLAGKELPSKKVVIEILEDLFTVLFPGYLGKTEISKANVRYHLGNTLNSVYIRLTDEVEKSLKCICRKISDCPKDLCQKRSQVVVKELLEKLPEIRAVLRGDIEAAYAGDPAALSTEEVILSYPCVLAITTYRIAHELYLRCVPVIPRIMSEHVHSLTGIDIHPGAKIGKNFFIDHGTGVVIGETTEIGNNVKLYQGVTLGALSFLKDEKGQIIKGRKRHPTIGNNVVIYSGATLLGAQAIIGDNVVIGGNVWITSPVASDTRITIAPPELKFKKENNHKK; translated from the coding sequence ATGTCAAAGAAAACCTCAGAGTGCTCAAAAGAATGCGAAAAATGCCTCGATAAAAACTTGGAGGCGGCAGGTTGGAATCCAGAGAAAATCTTGAGTGCTCTAATGGAAAACTTGGAAACTGTTGAGGATAACTGGGTAGAAACAGGGTTACCTAAACTTGTCGATGAAATGATGGCAAATTATGAAACTTTTGGCGGTATGGATCACCTAGCAGGAAAAGAGCTTCCCTCAAAAAAGGTAGTCATCGAAATTTTAGAAGACCTATTCACAGTGCTCTTTCCGGGCTATTTGGGTAAAACTGAAATCAGCAAAGCCAACGTAAGATACCATCTTGGGAACACGCTCAATTCAGTTTACATAAGATTAACTGATGAGGTGGAAAAGAGCCTCAAGTGCATCTGCAGGAAAATCAGCGATTGCCCCAAAGACCTCTGCCAAAAACGTTCTCAAGTAGTAGTTAAAGAATTGCTTGAGAAACTTCCCGAAATACGCGCGGTACTACGCGGCGATATTGAGGCGGCTTATGCAGGTGACCCTGCAGCACTGAGCACAGAAGAAGTCATTCTAAGTTACCCCTGTGTACTTGCAATAACTACATACCGAATCGCACATGAGCTTTACTTGCGCTGTGTACCTGTAATTCCCCGAATCATGAGCGAACACGTTCATTCCCTAACAGGTATAGATATTCACCCAGGCGCAAAAATCGGCAAAAACTTCTTCATTGACCACGGCACAGGCGTGGTGATTGGAGAAACCACCGAAATCGGCAACAACGTCAAGCTCTATCAAGGCGTAACACTTGGAGCCTTAAGCTTCCTCAAGGATGAGAAGGGACAAATAATCAAGGGCAGGAAACGTCATCCAACAATAGGTAATAATGTGGTGATTTATTCTGGAGCAACTCTGCTTGGGGCACAGGCAATCATCGGCGACAACGTGGTTATCGGCGGAAACGTGTGGATAACTTCACCTGTCGCGTCAGACACCCGAATCACCATTGCGCCGCCTGAATTGAAGTTCAAAAAAGAAAACAACCACAAAAAATAG
- a CDS encoding class I SAM-dependent methyltransferase family protein: MRIRLQERANRTLGQGAPSKIYNSYDVVGNIAIIKVPNNNREAADKAARAIMNLYRNVKSVFLQTSQVGGDFRIRKLECLAGDGCTVTVHREAGCIFKVDVEKCYFSPRLQFERGRIAGLVGNGEVVVNMFAGAGCFSIEIAKVQPSVKVYSIDVNPIAFEFMQENVKLNRVSGRVISLLGDAKEAVIGLQGVADRVLMPLPELALEYLPYAVKTLKPSGGWIHFHDFEHAENRNEAIEKTKQKISDVLEGLDYSVSYARIIRSTGPNWYQTVLDIHLSGRKAKF; the protein is encoded by the coding sequence TTGAGAATACGCCTGCAAGAGCGAGCCAACCGCACACTTGGGCAAGGAGCACCCAGCAAAATCTACAACTCCTATGACGTAGTAGGCAATATAGCAATCATCAAAGTTCCCAACAACAACCGAGAAGCTGCAGATAAAGCTGCACGAGCAATAATGAACCTGTACCGTAACGTTAAGTCGGTGTTTTTGCAGACAAGCCAAGTCGGCGGCGATTTTCGGATTCGCAAACTTGAATGCTTAGCTGGTGACGGCTGCACAGTTACAGTTCATCGGGAGGCAGGCTGCATCTTTAAGGTTGATGTTGAAAAATGTTATTTTTCGCCGCGTCTTCAGTTTGAACGGGGTAGAATCGCAGGCTTAGTTGGCAACGGCGAAGTAGTGGTTAACATGTTCGCGGGGGCAGGCTGTTTCTCGATAGAAATTGCCAAAGTCCAACCAAGTGTCAAAGTGTACTCGATTGATGTTAACCCTATCGCTTTTGAGTTTATGCAAGAAAATGTTAAGCTGAACAGAGTTTCGGGTAGGGTGATTTCGCTTCTAGGGGATGCTAAAGAGGCGGTTATTGGCTTGCAAGGTGTAGCAGACAGGGTTTTGATGCCACTTCCTGAACTGGCACTTGAATATTTGCCATACGCTGTTAAAACGCTTAAACCGTCAGGCGGCTGGATTCACTTCCACGATTTTGAGCACGCAGAAAACCGCAATGAAGCCATAGAAAAAACCAAGCAGAAAATTAGTGATGTTTTGGAGGGTCTTGATTACAGCGTTAGTTATGCCAGAATCATCAGGAGTACTGGACCTAACTGGTATCAAACCGTTTTAGACATTCATCTTAGCGGTAGAAAAGCCAAGTTTTAA
- a CDS encoding Gfo/Idh/MocA family oxidoreductase, translating to MKKLGVAVIGTGFWGKNHARIYKELPSTELIAICDINAERAKAIANQYGVEAYTSSQEMLKNEKIEALSICTWSTILATEALAALHAGKHVLVEKPMATNTTQALQLVETAKQNNVHLTVGFLMRFIPGLQAIRKAVESKQIGDLVCATAKRVSQWPERIGDVGVVKDTAIHDIDVMHFISNDDPVSVYAKMGSRKIQKFEDYAQIMLTYKDGKSAFIESN from the coding sequence TTGAAGAAACTAGGCGTTGCCGTAATCGGAACAGGATTTTGGGGAAAAAACCACGCAAGAATCTACAAAGAACTGCCATCAACCGAACTAATTGCTATCTGCGACATTAACGCTGAACGGGCAAAAGCTATCGCAAACCAGTATGGCGTAGAAGCCTACACCAGCAGCCAAGAAATGCTTAAAAACGAAAAAATCGAGGCGCTCAGCATCTGCACGTGGTCAACAATTCTTGCCACTGAAGCATTAGCTGCGTTGCACGCTGGAAAACATGTTCTTGTAGAGAAACCCATGGCAACCAATACTACGCAAGCCTTGCAGCTTGTAGAAACCGCCAAACAAAACAATGTCCACCTAACCGTCGGTTTTCTGATGCGGTTTATTCCTGGGTTGCAAGCAATCCGTAAAGCAGTTGAATCAAAACAAATCGGTGACCTTGTTTGTGCTACTGCAAAGCGGGTTTCTCAGTGGCCTGAACGCATCGGCGATGTGGGTGTGGTTAAAGATACCGCGATTCATGATATTGACGTTATGCATTTCATTTCAAACGATGACCCCGTTTCAGTTTACGCGAAGATGGGTAGTCGAAAAATCCAAAAATTCGAGGATTACGCACAGATAATGCTGACTTATAAAGATGGCAAAAGCGCCTTTATCGAATCTAACTGA
- a CDS encoding 3-hydroxyacyl-CoA dehydrogenase NAD-binding domain-containing protein, giving the protein MPSALALTPQDLLTFENHSNYTIAVVGCGQRGVLYADQFAGAGFNVVCSDADQSLVKRLAKGKSVFVEPEVEKNLKKHITKGNLKASNEIKDVVAKSDIVVLAVPLKIDDKKNSRSQEIVNVCKQIGSVLPEGSLVIYGEISGFGLLEGIIKETLENTSGLSAGKDFGLAYAPYPNKPNHHLAFNVAAQDPVSLNCACTVLSVLSPNVVSIDNVRVAELTQLFEAVKDDLQLALANELAVYCEKAGVDYFEILKLLNLPSTSFYPAVSEEKNSDQIFLMLESSENLNTTLRLPTLARQINEAMLKHGVALTQEALVACDKTLRRARVAVFGAVNPDSSTEQFAKLLVQKGAKTRVYDPLLSRTDVSETSSILKKTSNEAFEGVDCIVIFSRTEQFKRLNLKKIHTLMKSPCALVDLIGVVEPVKVEAAGFIYRGLGRGLKKN; this is encoded by the coding sequence ATGCCCTCAGCACTAGCCCTCACCCCCCAAGATCTTCTCACTTTCGAGAACCACTCAAACTACACCATTGCTGTTGTAGGTTGTGGGCAAAGAGGTGTTCTCTACGCGGACCAGTTTGCTGGGGCAGGCTTCAATGTTGTCTGCAGTGATGCTGACCAAAGCTTAGTGAAGCGGCTGGCTAAGGGTAAATCTGTTTTTGTTGAGCCTGAAGTGGAGAAAAACCTCAAAAAACACATCACCAAAGGAAACCTGAAGGCTTCAAACGAGATAAAAGACGTCGTTGCTAAAAGCGACATTGTTGTGCTGGCGGTTCCACTAAAAATTGATGACAAAAAAAATTCCCGTTCTCAAGAAATCGTTAACGTCTGCAAGCAGATTGGTTCGGTACTGCCTGAGGGTTCACTGGTTATTTATGGGGAAATCTCTGGGTTTGGACTCTTAGAGGGCATAATCAAGGAAACTTTGGAGAACACTTCGGGTTTAAGTGCTGGTAAAGATTTCGGTTTAGCATACGCACCCTACCCTAACAAACCCAATCATCATTTAGCATTTAACGTTGCCGCTCAAGACCCAGTCAGCCTCAATTGTGCCTGCACCGTTTTGTCTGTATTATCCCCAAATGTTGTGTCCATTGATAATGTTAGAGTTGCAGAGTTAACACAACTGTTTGAGGCAGTAAAAGATGATTTACAGTTAGCGTTGGCAAATGAGTTGGCTGTTTACTGTGAGAAAGCTGGAGTAGACTATTTTGAAATCCTAAAACTGCTCAACCTACCCAGCACCAGTTTTTATCCTGCAGTAAGCGAAGAAAAAAACAGTGACCAAATTTTCCTGATGCTTGAGAGCTCAGAAAACCTAAACACTACACTACGGTTGCCCACGCTGGCTAGACAAATTAATGAGGCAATGCTTAAGCATGGAGTAGCCTTAACGCAGGAAGCTCTTGTGGCTTGTGACAAAACACTTAGGCGCGCCAGAGTAGCCGTTTTTGGGGCAGTAAACCCCGACTCATCTACTGAGCAGTTTGCCAAGCTTTTAGTACAGAAAGGTGCCAAAACAAGAGTTTATGACCCCTTGCTTAGCAGAACTGATGTTTCAGAAACCTCAAGCATTTTAAAGAAAACCTCAAATGAAGCCTTCGAGGGCGTTGACTGCATTGTCATCTTTAGTAGAACAGAACAGTTTAAACGCTTAAATCTGAAGAAGATTCATACTTTGATGAAATCGCCCTGTGCGTTAGTAGATTTAATTGGTGTTGTGGAGCCTGTAAAGGTGGAAGCTGCAGGCTTCATCTACAGGGGTTTAGGTAGAGGTTTGAAGAAAAATTGA
- the metG gene encoding methionine--tRNA ligase subunit beta: MAEEITFADFEKLDLRVGKIIEATPVPDSKKLIKIIADFGTEKRQAVAGLLKYYQPEDLVGKKVVFLINLQKRMLAGLESQCMVLAAEDDEGNVSVLMPEKDVAEGSKIG; encoded by the coding sequence ATGGCTGAAGAAATAACATTTGCCGACTTCGAAAAACTTGATTTGCGAGTAGGTAAAATAATTGAGGCAACACCTGTTCCAGACAGCAAAAAACTCATCAAAATCATCGCTGACTTCGGAACCGAAAAACGCCAAGCAGTCGCGGGACTCCTAAAATATTACCAGCCCGAAGACCTTGTGGGCAAAAAAGTTGTTTTTCTCATAAACCTGCAGAAGCGGATGTTGGCGGGGCTGGAATCTCAATGTATGGTGCTAGCTGCGGAGGATGATGAGGGGAACGTGTCGGTTCTTATGCCTGAGAAAGATGTGGCGGAAGGCAGCAAAATCGGTTAA
- a CDS encoding replication factor C small subunit: MAANQEALMWVEKYRPKKLDEVVDLKDIVESLKAFMKNPKTMPHLMFAGIPGTGKTTLALCIAHELYGQQNWRNFTLELNASDERGIDTVRDRVKDFSRYSRSSFGEIPFSLVILDESDQMTGAAQTALRRIMETSSRTSRFILICNQSSKIIEPIQSRCAIFRFSKLDRKAMIDHLLWISSKENVTLSPEAAERIVDYSEGDLRHAINTLQTTAVYREDKVVDEKTVLQVVGEASPKQVQMMINKALNGDFMEARKMMYDLIGSFGFSGAEIIKQVQRELMKMSYITPEQKAELTNLIAEYDYRLTQGANSDIQLSALLAQFAKFGKSLGE, from the coding sequence ATGGCTGCAAACCAAGAAGCATTGATGTGGGTTGAAAAGTACCGCCCCAAAAAACTTGACGAAGTCGTTGACCTAAAAGACATCGTAGAAAGCCTCAAAGCATTCATGAAAAACCCCAAAACCATGCCACACCTCATGTTCGCAGGCATCCCAGGCACAGGCAAAACCACCCTTGCCCTTTGCATCGCCCACGAACTCTACGGACAGCAAAACTGGAGAAACTTCACCTTAGAGCTTAACGCTTCTGACGAGAGAGGCATCGACACTGTCCGCGACCGCGTCAAAGACTTTTCACGTTACAGCCGATCCAGCTTTGGCGAAATCCCATTTTCACTTGTCATTTTGGATGAAAGCGACCAGATGACTGGCGCCGCACAAACCGCGCTAAGGCGCATCATGGAGACTAGCAGCCGAACCAGCCGATTCATTCTAATCTGTAACCAATCCAGCAAAATCATTGAGCCCATCCAGAGCCGATGTGCAATCTTTCGCTTCTCCAAACTGGACCGCAAAGCCATGATTGACCACTTGCTATGGATATCAAGCAAAGAAAACGTGACTTTATCTCCTGAAGCAGCTGAGCGAATTGTTGATTACTCTGAGGGTGATTTGCGTCATGCGATTAACACGTTGCAGACTACGGCGGTTTACCGTGAGGACAAAGTCGTGGATGAGAAAACAGTTTTGCAGGTTGTCGGCGAAGCTAGCCCCAAACAGGTGCAGATGATGATTAACAAGGCTTTGAATGGTGATTTTATGGAAGCTCGAAAAATGATGTATGATTTGATTGGCAGTTTTGGGTTTTCAGGTGCAGAAATCATCAAGCAGGTTCAGCGGGAACTAATGAAAATGTCCTACATTACCCCTGAGCAGAAAGCTGAATTAACCAATCTGATTGCGGAGTACGATTACCGCCTAACACAGGGCGCAAACAGCGACATCCAACTCAGCGCGCTGCTAGCTCAATTTGCTAAGTTTGGAAAATCATTAGGCGAATAA
- a CDS encoding Lrp/AsnC family transcriptional regulator: MELNETDIKILKGLLEDARFSSRQIAKNVGVSVGTVLSRIKKMEDEGLIKGYAAILDHEKLGFQLTVVTEITVSKGRLVEMEMEIAKIPNVCGVYDVTGSTDAVIIGKFKNREDLGAFTKHILALPYIERTNTHVVLTTVKENFQNLL; this comes from the coding sequence ATGGAGTTAAACGAAACAGACATTAAAATCCTCAAAGGTCTCCTAGAAGACGCCCGATTCTCAAGCAGACAAATAGCCAAAAACGTAGGAGTATCCGTAGGCACCGTTCTATCAAGAATTAAAAAAATGGAAGACGAAGGACTAATCAAAGGTTACGCAGCAATTCTTGACCACGAAAAACTAGGCTTCCAACTAACAGTCGTAACCGAAATCACCGTTTCAAAAGGCAGACTAGTCGAAATGGAAATGGAAATCGCAAAAATCCCAAACGTCTGCGGAGTCTACGATGTAACAGGTTCAACTGATGCAGTAATCATCGGCAAATTCAAAAACCGCGAAGACCTTGGAGCATTCACAAAGCACATTTTGGCACTACCTTATATTGAAAGAACTAACACGCATGTAGTTCTAACAACAGTTAAGGAAAACTTCCAAAACCTGCTATAA
- a CDS encoding Gfo/Idh/MocA family oxidoreductase: MRLDYITQDLWIEKKDETVQPRYPFQEPLKCELQHFVECITEKKTPLITGLDGLKALQVAEAAIESSAKNKAVEIKSLF; this comes from the coding sequence ATGCGTCTTGACTACATCACGCAGGACCTGTGGATTGAGAAAAAAGACGAAACCGTTCAGCCCCGTTACCCCTTCCAGGAACCCTTAAAATGTGAACTGCAGCATTTCGTTGAATGCATAACTGAAAAGAAAACTCCCTTAATCACGGGTTTAGATGGACTGAAAGCTTTACAGGTTGCCGAAGCAGCGATAGAGTCATCTGCAAAAAATAAGGCAGTAGAAATAAAAAGTTTATTTTAG
- the guaA gene encoding glutamine-hydrolyzing GMP synthase has protein sequence MQTKYNTILVLDFGGQYCHLIGRRIREQGVYSEIVPHDITPQEIQALTQKFNICGLIFSGGPSSVYDENAPKIDPRILDLDLPILGLCYGHQLLAQLSKGKVEPATCKEYGIAHINVDKPVGVLSGLSSKEQVWMSHGDTVYNLPSEFEPLAHTNSCPVAAFRHKNKPIYGLQWHPEVIHTEKGELMLKNFIFEVCKCQANWQMEDLITKMVQELKTEVGNDTAIIGLSGGIDSSVATALAATALGDKLTAVFVDHGFMRADEPEEIRQAFSKFNINFIIADAQDRFMKRLQGIVEPEQKRKIIGEEFIRVFEEIAVKSDAQYLIQGTIYPDRIESGFRKNSNKIKSHHNVAGLPEKMKFKKILEPLRDLYKDEVRKVAKMLELPPEIVGRQPFPGPGLAVRIIGELTPEKVKITQLANKIVRQEIERNGLAENLWQYFAVLTDTKATGVKGDARAYGYVVAVRTAESREAMTASFAKIPYPVLEAISTRITNEIPQVTRVVYDITHKPPATIEWE, from the coding sequence ATGCAAACAAAATACAACACCATACTTGTTCTGGATTTCGGAGGACAATACTGCCACCTAATCGGCAGACGAATACGCGAACAAGGCGTCTACTCAGAAATCGTTCCACACGACATAACCCCTCAAGAAATCCAAGCGCTCACCCAAAAATTCAACATTTGCGGCTTAATCTTCTCAGGTGGACCCTCCAGCGTCTATGACGAGAATGCTCCAAAAATTGACCCCCGCATTTTAGATTTGGATTTGCCAATTCTTGGTTTATGTTACGGGCACCAGTTGCTTGCACAACTGTCAAAGGGCAAAGTTGAGCCAGCAACCTGCAAAGAATACGGTATCGCACACATTAACGTCGACAAACCTGTCGGTGTGCTGTCGGGTTTGAGCTCAAAAGAGCAGGTTTGGATGAGCCACGGCGACACAGTCTACAATTTACCGTCGGAATTTGAACCCCTTGCCCACACAAACAGCTGTCCAGTAGCAGCTTTCCGACATAAAAACAAGCCAATATACGGTTTACAATGGCACCCTGAAGTAATCCACACTGAAAAAGGTGAATTAATGCTTAAAAACTTCATCTTTGAAGTGTGCAAATGCCAAGCTAACTGGCAAATGGAAGATTTAATTACAAAAATGGTGCAAGAACTCAAAACTGAAGTCGGAAACGACACAGCAATCATCGGCTTAAGCGGCGGAATCGACAGTAGCGTCGCCACGGCACTGGCAGCAACAGCATTAGGCGACAAGTTAACTGCAGTGTTTGTCGACCATGGCTTCATGCGTGCCGATGAGCCAGAGGAAATCCGACAGGCATTCTCAAAATTCAACATTAACTTCATCATCGCAGACGCTCAAGACCGCTTCATGAAACGCCTGCAAGGCATTGTTGAGCCTGAACAGAAACGCAAAATCATCGGCGAAGAATTCATCCGTGTCTTTGAGGAAATCGCGGTGAAATCAGATGCACAGTACCTTATTCAGGGAACCATTTATCCTGACAGAATTGAATCAGGTTTTCGTAAAAACAGCAACAAAATAAAATCCCACCACAACGTTGCAGGGCTTCCTGAAAAAATGAAGTTCAAAAAAATCCTCGAACCCCTGCGTGACCTCTACAAAGACGAGGTCAGAAAAGTCGCCAAAATGCTAGAGTTACCGCCAGAAATCGTTGGCAGGCAACCCTTTCCAGGTCCTGGTTTAGCAGTACGCATAATCGGGGAGTTGACGCCTGAAAAAGTCAAAATCACTCAGTTAGCCAACAAAATTGTGCGGCAAGAAATTGAACGTAACGGTTTAGCAGAGAACTTGTGGCAGTACTTTGCAGTTTTAACCGACACCAAAGCCACAGGCGTTAAAGGCGATGCGAGGGCGTATGGTTACGTGGTTGCAGTACGTACCGCAGAGAGCAGAGAGGCTATGACGGCAAGCTTTGCTAAGATTCCCTACCCTGTGCTGGAGGCTATTTCAACAAGGATAACCAACGAAATCCCGCAGGTTACCCGTGTAGTTTATGATATAACCCATAAGCCGCCTGCAACAATCGAGTGGGAATAA
- a CDS encoding Trm112 family protein yields the protein MKRKLMEILACPIDKHHPLELHVFEEKDEVVEGVIVCPKCLRWYPIRDEIPEMLPDELRKDTEDLPFLKKWKEKAPEKIVTEGKPFNLK from the coding sequence ATGAAGCGTAAATTAATGGAAATCTTGGCTTGCCCAATTGACAAGCATCACCCGCTGGAATTGCACGTTTTTGAAGAAAAAGATGAAGTTGTTGAAGGCGTAATTGTTTGCCCCAAATGCCTACGTTGGTACCCAATCCGCGATGAAATTCCAGAAATGCTTCCCGATGAGCTACGCAAAGACACCGAGGATTTGCCGTTCCTTAAAAAATGGAAAGAAAAAGCACCAGAAAAAATTGTGACTGAAGGAAAACCCTTCAACCTAAAATAA
- a CDS encoding DNA-directed RNA polymerase subunit P, whose product MEKSGIVYECIRCGSRVPSEELELRGGETKCIICGYRILKKVKPPVVKRVQTR is encoded by the coding sequence ATGGAAAAGAGCGGAATTGTTTACGAATGCATCCGATGTGGCTCCCGGGTTCCTTCTGAAGAGTTGGAGCTCCGTGGCGGCGAAACTAAATGCATAATTTGCGGTTACAGAATTTTAAAGAAAGTTAAACCGCCAGTTGTTAAACGGGTTCAAACAAGATAA
- the glmM gene encoding phosphoglucosamine mutase — protein MSANKLFGTNGVRGLVNKELTVEMAIKLGAAIGTFFGRKNLIIGYDARTSGPMFAKAVMSGLTATGCNVFIAGMASTPALQFSVKNHKMDGGVIITASHNPPEYNGIKVIWSDGIETSHEQEAEIEKIYFDNKIVYADWDKLGTVQESSGINDEYVAAMKKHVNVEAISKKKFHVVVDAANSVGGIATPVLLRELGCKVTTINANIDGTFPGRMPEPRPENLKDMPLVVKAVGADMGVAFDGDADRSIFCDENGTIYWGDKTFAIVIKQYFLKNPGATIVTPVSSSTLIKDTAEAYNGKIAWTKVGSVTVSQKMKEIDAELGGEENGGIFYRPHQAVRDGAMTTALLLDIMTQTGQSLSQLVAEQPQYFIEKGKIDCPDDKKALVQQAIYEQVKNLKVSTIDGVKIWFDDASAILIRPSGTEPVFRLYAEAKSQDKALKLVEDYTLRLKNILQTV, from the coding sequence ATGAGTGCAAACAAGCTTTTCGGGACAAACGGGGTCAGAGGACTCGTAAACAAAGAGTTAACCGTTGAAATGGCAATCAAACTTGGCGCCGCAATAGGCACATTTTTTGGAAGAAAAAACCTCATCATCGGATATGACGCACGAACCAGCGGACCAATGTTTGCCAAAGCAGTAATGTCAGGCTTAACCGCAACAGGATGCAACGTGTTCATAGCAGGAATGGCATCCACACCCGCCCTACAGTTTTCCGTAAAAAACCACAAAATGGATGGCGGAGTAATAATAACCGCATCACATAACCCTCCAGAATACAACGGCATCAAAGTCATCTGGAGCGACGGCATAGAAACTAGTCATGAGCAGGAAGCAGAAATCGAAAAAATTTATTTTGATAACAAAATCGTTTATGCCGACTGGGACAAACTGGGCACGGTTCAAGAGTCATCAGGTATTAATGATGAGTATGTTGCAGCAATGAAAAAGCACGTTAATGTTGAAGCTATCTCAAAGAAAAAATTTCATGTTGTCGTAGATGCTGCAAACAGTGTAGGCGGAATAGCAACTCCAGTTTTGCTGCGTGAACTAGGCTGCAAAGTAACCACAATAAACGCTAACATTGACGGAACCTTCCCCGGACGCATGCCTGAACCCCGACCTGAAAACCTCAAAGACATGCCCCTTGTTGTCAAAGCCGTCGGCGCAGACATGGGCGTTGCCTTTGACGGAGATGCCGACCGCAGCATCTTCTGCGACGAGAACGGCACGATTTACTGGGGCGATAAAACCTTTGCAATCGTGATTAAACAGTATTTCCTCAAAAACCCAGGAGCCACAATTGTTACCCCCGTTAGTTCATCTACGCTAATCAAAGACACTGCCGAAGCATACAACGGCAAAATCGCATGGACCAAAGTTGGCAGCGTAACCGTCTCACAGAAAATGAAGGAAATAGACGCAGAACTTGGCGGGGAAGAAAACGGCGGAATCTTCTACAGACCACACCAGGCCGTGAGGGATGGTGCAATGACTACTGCGTTGCTTCTTGATATTATGACTCAGACGGGTCAATCGCTTTCACAGTTGGTTGCTGAGCAGCCTCAATACTTTATTGAAAAAGGCAAAATCGATTGCCCAGACGACAAAAAAGCCTTGGTGCAACAGGCAATTTATGAGCAGGTAAAAAATCTTAAAGTTAGCACGATTGATGGCGTGAAAATCTGGTTTGATGATGCCAGCGCGATTTTGATTCGTCCAAGCGGAACCGAACCAGTCTTCCGACTCTACGCTGAAGCTAAAAGCCAAGACAAAGCATTAAAGCTAGTAGAGGACTACACTTTACGGCTTAAAAACATCCTACAAACAGTTTAA
- the twy1 gene encoding 4-demethylwyosine synthase TYW1 has product MEETIPNQLVTALKKQKYHIVGSHSAVKRCKWLYESIVNGRNCYKEKFYGIKSHRCMQMTPSLYCCTQQCMFCWRAQNGDLQVKWDELTIPHQDSVQQIIEGSLKAQQKILSGYKGNLKTNWKKFVEAQEPKHVAISLTGEPTLYEPLGELIAGFFKRGLTTFLVSNGTLPNRLLKLTKEPSQLYVSLCAPNEQVYKQLCRPMVPEAWEKLNETLESLQSFRCPTVTRMTLVKNRNMNRVDEYAKLIAKANPTYIEAKAYMHIGFSSLRLGFDSMPTHGEVRAFATDLAEKTGYRVIDESPDSRVVLLSQLKKSNAVEP; this is encoded by the coding sequence GTGGAAGAAACAATCCCAAACCAGCTTGTTACAGCATTAAAAAAACAGAAATATCACATAGTCGGTAGCCACTCTGCAGTAAAACGCTGCAAATGGCTCTACGAATCCATAGTTAACGGCAGAAATTGCTACAAGGAAAAGTTTTACGGAATCAAGAGCCATCGGTGCATGCAGATGACGCCGTCACTGTATTGTTGCACTCAGCAGTGCATGTTTTGTTGGCGCGCCCAAAACGGGGACTTACAGGTTAAATGGGATGAACTTACAATACCCCATCAAGACAGCGTGCAACAAATCATTGAAGGCAGCCTAAAAGCACAACAGAAAATACTCAGTGGCTATAAGGGCAACCTGAAAACGAATTGGAAGAAATTTGTTGAAGCTCAAGAGCCCAAGCATGTAGCAATCAGCCTGACGGGTGAGCCCACGTTATATGAGCCGCTGGGGGAGCTGATTGCGGGCTTTTTTAAGCGGGGATTGACAACGTTTTTGGTTTCCAACGGAACCTTGCCTAATAGGCTTTTGAAGCTAACCAAAGAGCCCAGTCAGTTGTATGTTTCGCTTTGTGCCCCAAATGAACAGGTGTATAAGCAGCTTTGTCGCCCAATGGTTCCAGAGGCTTGGGAGAAGCTGAATGAGACGTTGGAGTCGTTGCAGAGTTTTCGGTGTCCTACTGTTACGCGTATGACTCTGGTTAAGAACCGCAATATGAACAGGGTTGATGAATATGCCAAGTTAATAGCGAAGGCGAATCCGACGTATATTGAGGCTAAGGCGTATATGCATATTGGGTTTTCGAGTTTGCGGTTGGGTTTTGACAGCATGCCCACTCATGGTGAGGTGAGGGCGTTTGCGACGGATTTGGCAGAGAAAACAGGGTATAGAGTTATTGATGAGTCACCGGATAGCCGAGTTGTACTGCTAAGTCAACTGAAAAAATCAAATGCAGTTGAACCATAG